TCTGACCACGGGCCAGCACGATCTCGTTCAGCGCCATGAAGGTCTTCAACGAACCATCCACACCCTTCACATCCGCGCAGAGCAAGGTGCGGCGGCTGGTCTTGTAGTCGCCGGAAAGCAGCGTGTCCGCGAAAAGCTCCACCTCATCATCGGTGCAACTCGTCAGGAACCCAAGCGTGCCGATGTTGATGCCGGCCACCGGCTTGTCGGTCGGGCCCAGCTTGGCCACCGCATTCAGCATCGTGCCATCGCCGCCGAGCACCGCGATCACATCGCACTCCGCCGCCAGATCCGGACCATCGAGTCCACCGGGCAGTTGGCAATACGCCGCGACCTCGCGCTCCAACAGGGTGGCAATCCCACGGATCGAAAGCGCCCCTGTCAGGCGATCGATCGCGCTCCTCGCACCCTCCTTCGCAGTGTTGGCAATGACGCCGACCTTCATGTGGTCCCTTTTCTAACGGCTGAACGCCCCTCCCGCAAGGGATCCGGGAGATTACTAGGAGAAAAGGTCATGGCTGAATGGCGCCGCGGACCATTTGGGCACCACCTGGCAGTAGAACGCCGCCGCCAGCCCGGGCTAAATTAACCGGAACCATGCCCACCTCACGACCCATCAAGCCCTCCGCGACACTCCCGATCCCGATCCCGTCGTTCATTACCCGAACCTCGGGTGTTCGAGGGGCCGTCTCAGCCTGTTATTTTCCCTGTTTTAACAGGCATAACAGGCAGCGCTTGGCCGCGGCTTTTCCCATCGGAAATCCTCAGCCTAGCCAAGCGAGGAACTCCCGGTTTCCATCCGTCCCGGTGATCGGAGAGTCGATGATCCCCTTCCACTCGCGGCCCAGCTCCTCGGTCACGAAGGCTTGGATCTTCGCCACCGCCCGTTCGTGCAATGCCGGGTCCCGGACAATCCCGCCCTTTCCGATGTCCTCCCGTTCCAGCTCGAACTGCGGCTTGATCAGGCAAACGATCGAACCTCCCTCCTCCAGCACCCCGAAAGCCGCCGGCAGGATCTTGGTGAGCGAGATAAAGGACAGATCCATCACGATCAGCCGGACCTTTTCTCCCAGCGTCGAAACTTCCAGACCGCGGGCGTTGAATTGCTCCTTCACCACCACCCGCGGGTCCATCCGCAGCTTGTAGGCCAGCTGGTTGGTCCCCACGTCGATCGCATGGACCTTCGCCGCCCCGTGCTGGAGCAGGCAATCCGTGAAGCCCCCGGTGGACGCCCCTATGTCCAAACAAGTCCAGCCTTCCGGGGAAATCCCGAACGAGGCCAGCGCCCCCTCCATCTTCAGCCCGCCCCGCCCGACGTACTTCGGTTTCTCCTTGATATCCAATGGCGCATCCTCGGCCAGCTTGGTGCTGGGCTTGTCCACCAGATGGTCGCCGGAGCGGACCTCACCAGCCAGAATCAGGCGCTTGGCCTGCTCCCGGGACTCGCAGAGTCCGCGGGCGACGAGGAGGGCATCAGCACGCTCTTTTTTCATCCGGCGGGAAGTTAGGAGCCACCCCCGGTAGCCGGGCAAGGCCCGAATCCTGTTAAATCCCTCGCTACTCGCTACTTGCTACCCGCTACTTCTTCCCCTTTCCTCCCGCCCGTGACCCGCCACCGCACCGACGACCTCCGAATCTCCGGCCTGAATCCGCTCATTTCACCGGCGATCCTGAACTATTTCCTGCCGGTGAGCGAAGAAGCTTCGGAATTGGTCGCCGCCGCCCGTGCCCAGTGCGATGCGATCCTGAAGGGCGAGGACGACCGCCTGCTGGTCATCGTCGGCCCTTGCTCGATCCACGACCCGGAAGCCGCGATCGAATACGGCAAGCTCATCAAGGCCGAGGCCGAGCGCCTGAAGGAGGACCTCTTCGTCGTCATGCGCGTCTACTTCGAGAAGCCGCGCACCACCGTCGGCTGGAAGGGCCTGATCAATGACCCGAAGCTCGACGATTCCTTCGATATCAACCACGGCCTTCGCGTCGCCCGCGGCCTCCTGTTGGAACTCGCCAACATGGGCGTGCCCGCCGGTACCGAGTTCCTCGACACGATTTCCCCGCAATACATCGCCGACCTGATCGCCTGGGGTGCCATCGGTGCCCGCACCACCGAAAGCCAGGTCCACCGCGAGCTCGCCTCCGGCCTCTCAATGCCGGTCGGCTTCAAGAACGGCACCGGCGGCTCCATCCAGA
This portion of the Luteolibacter luteus genome encodes:
- a CDS encoding NAD(+)/NADH kinase, translated to MKVGVIANTAKEGARSAIDRLTGALSIRGIATLLEREVAAYCQLPGGLDGPDLAAECDVIAVLGGDGTMLNAVAKLGPTDKPVAGINIGTLGFLTSCTDDEVELFADTLLSGDYKTSRRTLLCADVKGVDGSLKTFMALNEIVLARGQTGRLISLTAYIDGDLLNRYKADGLIVATPTGSTAYSLSAGGPLISPSAGAFVITPICPHTLSQRSLVISDASVVELAPENADEAPMLFTVDGRDCVSINHGDRIEVRKADHVLNLLRLKGHSFYEALRQKLNWRGG
- a CDS encoding TlyA family RNA methyltransferase, which gives rise to MKKERADALLVARGLCESREQAKRLILAGEVRSGDHLVDKPSTKLAEDAPLDIKEKPKYVGRGGLKMEGALASFGISPEGWTCLDIGASTGGFTDCLLQHGAAKVHAIDVGTNQLAYKLRMDPRVVVKEQFNARGLEVSTLGEKVRLIVMDLSFISLTKILPAAFGVLEEGGSIVCLIKPQFELEREDIGKGGIVRDPALHERAVAKIQAFVTEELGREWKGIIDSPITGTDGNREFLAWLG
- a CDS encoding 3-deoxy-7-phosphoheptulonate synthase, with translation MTRHRTDDLRISGLNPLISPAILNYFLPVSEEASELVAAARAQCDAILKGEDDRLLVIVGPCSIHDPEAAIEYGKLIKAEAERLKEDLFVVMRVYFEKPRTTVGWKGLINDPKLDDSFDINHGLRVARGLLLELANMGVPAGTEFLDTISPQYIADLIAWGAIGARTTESQVHRELASGLSMPVGFKNGTGGSIQIALDAIQSSSRPHHFLSVTKQGVSAIVSTTGNDTCHIILRGGKSGPNYEKEQIAEVEKMLREQGLPPHVMVDCSHGNSLKDYRNQPLVANALCKQVAEGSKTVVATMVESNLVEGNQKLVPDLSKLTRGQSVTDACIGWEDTVSVLDRFAEAVRERRKA